One Branchiostoma floridae strain S238N-H82 chromosome 15, Bfl_VNyyK, whole genome shotgun sequence DNA window includes the following coding sequences:
- the LOC118432527 gene encoding protein Hook homolog isoform X4: MDKTELCECLVQWLQTFNLNAPHKTVEDLGDGVAMSEALCQIAPDYFSESWFGKIKQDAGENWRLRMSNLKKVLTGVLDYYSEVLGQQINDFTLPDVTSIAENYDVEEMGRLLQLILGCAVNCDRKQEYIQNIMGMEEAVQHAVMNAIQELMNKEAPASPGVLPEVEKQLRDTMEELNEVRAAKEEIAQRCHELDMQVQQLMEENTLMKVEKDELSDKVNQVDGYEDTSTPAGRRYIQLTHQVEQLQEETYRLETGRDEYRLKCEEMEKEILDLAGKNEELMALAAETQLLKDEMDILRQSAEKTSKYEQTIETYKKKLEDLADLRRTVKILEEKNTGYMQQTVELEEELRKANTLRSQLDMYKKQVQELHGKVSEETKRADKAEFELKRSTEKLDTVQKEKQRIVNERDTLKETNEELHCMQLQQGSLAGIGSNVESPVGSPIPEVVPPEIKEKLIRLQHENKMLKLKAEGSDDERLAVSQAMLDDAQARTNELETENRLANQRILELQGQLEDMQTEQEEVGSPAKDQDEFSVALRKKLEEHMEKLKDADSQLQKKKEYIDNLEPKVSSSAEKIQQLQEMLNKKDDDMKAMEERYKRYLEKAKSVIRTLDPKQNQSSTPEVQALKNQLTEKERLIDHLERDHEKAKLTREQEEKLIVSAWYNMGAQLHRKAVEGRLANGGPMQGGQSFLARQRQATSRRTTVSTTHPGHARSVNFVN, encoded by the exons ATGGACAAGACGGAGCTGTGCGAATGCCTTGTACAATGg CTCCAGACATTCAACCTGAATGCTCCACACAAGACAGTAGAGGATCTTGGTGATGGAGTTGCAATGAGTGAAGCACTGTGTCAGAT TGCCCCAGACTATTTCAGTGAGTCATGGTTCGGCAAAATAAAACAGGATGCAGGGGAAAACTGGAGACTCAGG ATGAGTAATTTGAAGAAGGTCCTTACAGGAGTGCTGGACTATTACAGTGAG GTCCTGGGACAGCAGATAAATGACTTCACCCTGCCTGATGTCACCTCCATCGCTGAGAACTATGATGTGGAGGAGATGGGCCGGCTGCTGCAGCTCATACTGGGCTGTGCTGTCAACTGTGATCGCAAACAGG AGTACATACAGAACATCATGGGGATGGAAGAGGCAGTGCAGCATGCAGTCATGAATGCCATTCAGGAG CTGATGAACAAAGAGGCACCTGCATCACCTGGAGTCCTGCCTGAGGTGGAGAAACAGCTGAGGGACACCATGGAAGAATTGAATGAG GTGCGTGCAGCTAAAGAGGAGATAGCTCAGCGCTGTCATGAGTTAGACATGCAGGTGCAGCAGCTGATGGAGGAAAACACCCTGATGAAGGTGGAGAAGGACGAACTGTCCGACAAAGTCAACCAGGTGGATGGCTACGAAGACACCAG CACCCCGGCAGGCAGACGGTACATCCAGCTCACTCATCAGGTGGAGCAACTGCAGGAGGAGACCTACAGGCTAGAGACAG GGCGAGATGAGTACAGACTGAAGTGTGAAGAGATGGAGAAAGAGATCTTGGACCTAGCAGGGAAG AATGAAGAGCTGATGGCCCTAGCTGCAGAGACACAGCTGCTGAAGGATGAGATGGACATACTCAGGCAATCTGCTGAGAAAACG TCCAAGTATGAGCAGACAATAGAAACATACAAGAAAAAATTGG AGGACCTGGCTGACTTGAGGAGAACAGTGAAGATCTTGGAGGAAAAGAACACCGGTTACATGCAGCAAACAGTTGAACTAGAGGAG GAACTAAGAAAAGCGAACACACTGCGCTCCCAGCTGGACATGTACAAGAAGCAGGTGCAGGAGTTACATGGTAAGGTGTCAGAGGAGACCAAGAGGGCGGACAAGGCAGAGTTCGAGCTGAAAAGATCAACAGAAAAACTGGACACTGTCCAGAAAGAGAAACAG AGAATAGTCAATGAACGGGACACACTAAAGGAGACGAATGAGGAACTACACTGCATGCAGCTTCAGCAAG GATCTCTTGCAGGCATTGGTAGTAATGTGGAGTCCCCAGTTGGCTCCCCCATCCCAGAAGTGGTACCACCCGAAATTAA GGAGAAGCTGATCCGCTTACAGCATGAGAACAAGATGCTGAAGCTGAAGGCAGAGGGTTCGGATGACGAGAGACTCGCCGTTTCCCAGGCGATGTTGGATGATGCCCAGGCCAGGACGAATGAACTAGAGACAGAGAATAG GTTGGCCAACCAGAGGATTCTGGAACTCCAAGGTCAGCTGGAGGACATGCAGACAGAACAGGAAGAGGTCGGGTCACCTGCTAAAGACCAGGAT GAGTTT TCGGTAGCCTTGAGGAAAAAGCTTGAGGAACACAT GGAAAAACTCAAGGACGCAGACTCACAGCTTCAGAAGAAAAAGGAGTACATCGATAACCTGGAACCTAAAGTCTCTTCTAGTG CGGAGAAGATCCAGCAGCTCCAGGAGATGCTGAATAAGAAGGATGACGACATGAAGGCCATGGAGGAGCGCTACAAGCGCTACCTGGAGAAGGCCAAGAGT GTGATCCGAACGCTGGATCCGAAGCAAAACCAGTCATCAACACCAGAGGTGCAGGCACTGAAGAACCAGCTGACTGAGAAGGAGCGGCTTATCGACCATCTGGAG aGAGATCATGAGAAGGCCAAGCTGACGAGAGAACAGGAAGAAAAACTTATCGTATCTGCTTGGTACAATATG GGTGCCCAGCTCCATAGGAAAGCAGTGGAGGGCAGACTGGCCAATGGTGGGCCGATGCAGGGGGGACAGTCCTTCCTCGCCAGGCAACGACAGGCCACGTCACGCCGGACAACGGTCTCCACGACGCATCCCGGTCATGCTAGGTCTGTTAACTTTGTCAACTGA
- the LOC118432527 gene encoding protein Hook homolog isoform X2 codes for MDKTELCECLVQWLQTFNLNAPHKTVEDLGDGVAMSEALCQIAPDYFSESWFGKIKQDAGENWRLRMSNLKKVLTGVLDYYSEVLGQQINDFTLPDVTSIAENYDVEEMGRLLQLILGCAVNCDRKQEYIQNIMGMEEAVQHAVMNAIQELMNKEAPASPGVLPEVEKQLRDTMEELNEVRAAKEEIAQRCHELDMQVQQLMEENTLMKVEKDELSDKVNQVDGYEDTSFIETILSDASTPAGRRYIQLTHQVEQLQEETYRLETGRDEYRLKCEEMEKEILDLAGKNEELMALAAETQLLKDEMDILRQSAEKTSKYEQTIETYKKKLEDLADLRRTVKILEEKNTGYMQQTVELEEELRKANTLRSQLDMYKKQVQELHGKVSEETKRADKAEFELKRSTEKLDTVQKEKQRIVNERDTLKETNEELHCMQLQQGSLAGIGSNVESPVGSPIPEVVPPEIKEKLIRLQHENKMLKLKAEGSDDERLAVSQAMLDDAQARTNELETENRLANQRILELQGQLEDMQTEQEEVGSPAKDQDEFSVALRKKLEEHMEKLKDADSQLQKKKEYIDNLEPKVSSSAEKIQQLQEMLNKKDDDMKAMEERYKRYLEKAKSVIRTLDPKQNQSSTPEVQALKNQLTEKERLIDHLERDHEKAKLTREQEEKLIVSAWYNMGAQLHRKAVEGRLANGGPMQGGQSFLARQRQATSRRTTVSTTHPGHASGDVLP; via the exons ATGGACAAGACGGAGCTGTGCGAATGCCTTGTACAATGg CTCCAGACATTCAACCTGAATGCTCCACACAAGACAGTAGAGGATCTTGGTGATGGAGTTGCAATGAGTGAAGCACTGTGTCAGAT TGCCCCAGACTATTTCAGTGAGTCATGGTTCGGCAAAATAAAACAGGATGCAGGGGAAAACTGGAGACTCAGG ATGAGTAATTTGAAGAAGGTCCTTACAGGAGTGCTGGACTATTACAGTGAG GTCCTGGGACAGCAGATAAATGACTTCACCCTGCCTGATGTCACCTCCATCGCTGAGAACTATGATGTGGAGGAGATGGGCCGGCTGCTGCAGCTCATACTGGGCTGTGCTGTCAACTGTGATCGCAAACAGG AGTACATACAGAACATCATGGGGATGGAAGAGGCAGTGCAGCATGCAGTCATGAATGCCATTCAGGAG CTGATGAACAAAGAGGCACCTGCATCACCTGGAGTCCTGCCTGAGGTGGAGAAACAGCTGAGGGACACCATGGAAGAATTGAATGAG GTGCGTGCAGCTAAAGAGGAGATAGCTCAGCGCTGTCATGAGTTAGACATGCAGGTGCAGCAGCTGATGGAGGAAAACACCCTGATGAAGGTGGAGAAGGACGAACTGTCCGACAAAGTCAACCAGGTGGATGGCTACGAAGACACCAG CTTTATAGAAACCATTCTGAGCGACGCCAG CACCCCGGCAGGCAGACGGTACATCCAGCTCACTCATCAGGTGGAGCAACTGCAGGAGGAGACCTACAGGCTAGAGACAG GGCGAGATGAGTACAGACTGAAGTGTGAAGAGATGGAGAAAGAGATCTTGGACCTAGCAGGGAAG AATGAAGAGCTGATGGCCCTAGCTGCAGAGACACAGCTGCTGAAGGATGAGATGGACATACTCAGGCAATCTGCTGAGAAAACG TCCAAGTATGAGCAGACAATAGAAACATACAAGAAAAAATTGG AGGACCTGGCTGACTTGAGGAGAACAGTGAAGATCTTGGAGGAAAAGAACACCGGTTACATGCAGCAAACAGTTGAACTAGAGGAG GAACTAAGAAAAGCGAACACACTGCGCTCCCAGCTGGACATGTACAAGAAGCAGGTGCAGGAGTTACATGGTAAGGTGTCAGAGGAGACCAAGAGGGCGGACAAGGCAGAGTTCGAGCTGAAAAGATCAACAGAAAAACTGGACACTGTCCAGAAAGAGAAACAG AGAATAGTCAATGAACGGGACACACTAAAGGAGACGAATGAGGAACTACACTGCATGCAGCTTCAGCAAG GATCTCTTGCAGGCATTGGTAGTAATGTGGAGTCCCCAGTTGGCTCCCCCATCCCAGAAGTGGTACCACCCGAAATTAA GGAGAAGCTGATCCGCTTACAGCATGAGAACAAGATGCTGAAGCTGAAGGCAGAGGGTTCGGATGACGAGAGACTCGCCGTTTCCCAGGCGATGTTGGATGATGCCCAGGCCAGGACGAATGAACTAGAGACAGAGAATAG GTTGGCCAACCAGAGGATTCTGGAACTCCAAGGTCAGCTGGAGGACATGCAGACAGAACAGGAAGAGGTCGGGTCACCTGCTAAAGACCAGGAT GAGTTT TCGGTAGCCTTGAGGAAAAAGCTTGAGGAACACAT GGAAAAACTCAAGGACGCAGACTCACAGCTTCAGAAGAAAAAGGAGTACATCGATAACCTGGAACCTAAAGTCTCTTCTAGTG CGGAGAAGATCCAGCAGCTCCAGGAGATGCTGAATAAGAAGGATGACGACATGAAGGCCATGGAGGAGCGCTACAAGCGCTACCTGGAGAAGGCCAAGAGT GTGATCCGAACGCTGGATCCGAAGCAAAACCAGTCATCAACACCAGAGGTGCAGGCACTGAAGAACCAGCTGACTGAGAAGGAGCGGCTTATCGACCATCTGGAG aGAGATCATGAGAAGGCCAAGCTGACGAGAGAACAGGAAGAAAAACTTATCGTATCTGCTTGGTACAATATG GGTGCCCAGCTCCATAGGAAAGCAGTGGAGGGCAGACTGGCCAATGGTGGGCCGATGCAGGGGGGACAGTCCTTCCTCGCCAGGCAACGACAGGCCACGTCACGCCGGACAACGGTCTCCACGACGCATCCCGGTCATGCTAG CGGTGATGTGTTACCATAG
- the LOC118432527 gene encoding protein Hook homolog isoform X5 codes for MDKTELCECLVQWLQTFNLNAPHKTVEDLGDGVAMSEALCQIAPDYFSESWFGKIKQDAGENWRLRMSNLKKVLTGVLDYYSEVLGQQINDFTLPDVTSIAENYDVEEMGRLLQLILGCAVNCDRKQEYIQNIMGMEEAVQHAVMNAIQELMNKEAPASPGVLPEVEKQLRDTMEELNEVRAAKEEIAQRCHELDMQVQQLMEENTLMKVEKDELSDKVNQVDGYEDTSTPAGRRYIQLTHQVEQLQEETYRLETGRDEYRLKCEEMEKEILDLAGKNEELMALAAETQLLKDEMDILRQSAEKTSKYEQTIETYKKKLEDLADLRRTVKILEEKNTGYMQQTVELEEELRKANTLRSQLDMYKKQVQELHGKVSEETKRADKAEFELKRSTEKLDTVQKEKQRIVNERDTLKETNEELHCMQLQQGSLAGIGSNVESPVGSPIPEVVPPEIKEKLIRLQHENKMLKLKAEGSDDERLAVSQAMLDDAQARTNELETENRLANQRILELQGQLEDMQTEQEEVGSPAKDQDSVALRKKLEEHMEKLKDADSQLQKKKEYIDNLEPKVSSSAEKIQQLQEMLNKKDDDMKAMEERYKRYLEKAKSVIRTLDPKQNQSSTPEVQALKNQLTEKERLIDHLERDHEKAKLTREQEEKLIVSAWYNMGAQLHRKAVEGRLANGGPMQGGQSFLARQRQATSRRTTVSTTHPGHARSVNFVN; via the exons ATGGACAAGACGGAGCTGTGCGAATGCCTTGTACAATGg CTCCAGACATTCAACCTGAATGCTCCACACAAGACAGTAGAGGATCTTGGTGATGGAGTTGCAATGAGTGAAGCACTGTGTCAGAT TGCCCCAGACTATTTCAGTGAGTCATGGTTCGGCAAAATAAAACAGGATGCAGGGGAAAACTGGAGACTCAGG ATGAGTAATTTGAAGAAGGTCCTTACAGGAGTGCTGGACTATTACAGTGAG GTCCTGGGACAGCAGATAAATGACTTCACCCTGCCTGATGTCACCTCCATCGCTGAGAACTATGATGTGGAGGAGATGGGCCGGCTGCTGCAGCTCATACTGGGCTGTGCTGTCAACTGTGATCGCAAACAGG AGTACATACAGAACATCATGGGGATGGAAGAGGCAGTGCAGCATGCAGTCATGAATGCCATTCAGGAG CTGATGAACAAAGAGGCACCTGCATCACCTGGAGTCCTGCCTGAGGTGGAGAAACAGCTGAGGGACACCATGGAAGAATTGAATGAG GTGCGTGCAGCTAAAGAGGAGATAGCTCAGCGCTGTCATGAGTTAGACATGCAGGTGCAGCAGCTGATGGAGGAAAACACCCTGATGAAGGTGGAGAAGGACGAACTGTCCGACAAAGTCAACCAGGTGGATGGCTACGAAGACACCAG CACCCCGGCAGGCAGACGGTACATCCAGCTCACTCATCAGGTGGAGCAACTGCAGGAGGAGACCTACAGGCTAGAGACAG GGCGAGATGAGTACAGACTGAAGTGTGAAGAGATGGAGAAAGAGATCTTGGACCTAGCAGGGAAG AATGAAGAGCTGATGGCCCTAGCTGCAGAGACACAGCTGCTGAAGGATGAGATGGACATACTCAGGCAATCTGCTGAGAAAACG TCCAAGTATGAGCAGACAATAGAAACATACAAGAAAAAATTGG AGGACCTGGCTGACTTGAGGAGAACAGTGAAGATCTTGGAGGAAAAGAACACCGGTTACATGCAGCAAACAGTTGAACTAGAGGAG GAACTAAGAAAAGCGAACACACTGCGCTCCCAGCTGGACATGTACAAGAAGCAGGTGCAGGAGTTACATGGTAAGGTGTCAGAGGAGACCAAGAGGGCGGACAAGGCAGAGTTCGAGCTGAAAAGATCAACAGAAAAACTGGACACTGTCCAGAAAGAGAAACAG AGAATAGTCAATGAACGGGACACACTAAAGGAGACGAATGAGGAACTACACTGCATGCAGCTTCAGCAAG GATCTCTTGCAGGCATTGGTAGTAATGTGGAGTCCCCAGTTGGCTCCCCCATCCCAGAAGTGGTACCACCCGAAATTAA GGAGAAGCTGATCCGCTTACAGCATGAGAACAAGATGCTGAAGCTGAAGGCAGAGGGTTCGGATGACGAGAGACTCGCCGTTTCCCAGGCGATGTTGGATGATGCCCAGGCCAGGACGAATGAACTAGAGACAGAGAATAG GTTGGCCAACCAGAGGATTCTGGAACTCCAAGGTCAGCTGGAGGACATGCAGACAGAACAGGAAGAGGTCGGGTCACCTGCTAAAGACCAGGAT TCGGTAGCCTTGAGGAAAAAGCTTGAGGAACACAT GGAAAAACTCAAGGACGCAGACTCACAGCTTCAGAAGAAAAAGGAGTACATCGATAACCTGGAACCTAAAGTCTCTTCTAGTG CGGAGAAGATCCAGCAGCTCCAGGAGATGCTGAATAAGAAGGATGACGACATGAAGGCCATGGAGGAGCGCTACAAGCGCTACCTGGAGAAGGCCAAGAGT GTGATCCGAACGCTGGATCCGAAGCAAAACCAGTCATCAACACCAGAGGTGCAGGCACTGAAGAACCAGCTGACTGAGAAGGAGCGGCTTATCGACCATCTGGAG aGAGATCATGAGAAGGCCAAGCTGACGAGAGAACAGGAAGAAAAACTTATCGTATCTGCTTGGTACAATATG GGTGCCCAGCTCCATAGGAAAGCAGTGGAGGGCAGACTGGCCAATGGTGGGCCGATGCAGGGGGGACAGTCCTTCCTCGCCAGGCAACGACAGGCCACGTCACGCCGGACAACGGTCTCCACGACGCATCCCGGTCATGCTAGGTCTGTTAACTTTGTCAACTGA
- the LOC118432527 gene encoding protein Hook homolog isoform X3, with protein sequence MDKTELCECLVQWLQTFNLNAPHKTVEDLGDGVAMSEALCQIAPDYFSESWFGKIKQDAGENWRLRMSNLKKVLTGVLDYYSEVLGQQINDFTLPDVTSIAENYDVEEMGRLLQLILGCAVNCDRKQEYIQNIMGMEEAVQHAVMNAIQELMNKEAPASPGVLPEVEKQLRDTMEELNEVRAAKEEIAQRCHELDMQVQQLMEENTLMKVEKDELSDKVNQVDGYEDTSFIETILSDASTPAGRRYIQLTHQVEQLQEETYRLETGRDEYRLKCEEMEKEILDLAGKNEELMALAAETQLLKDEMDILRQSAEKTSKYEQTIETYKKKLEDLADLRRTVKILEEKNTGYMQQTVELEEELRKANTLRSQLDMYKKQVQELHGKVSEETKRADKAEFELKRSTEKLDTVQKEKQRIVNERDTLKETNEELHCMQLQQGSLAGIGSNVESPVGSPIPEVVPPEIKEKLIRLQHENKMLKLKAEGSDDERLAVSQAMLDDAQARTNELETENRLANQRILELQGQLEDMQTEQEEVGSPAKDQDSVALRKKLEEHMEKLKDADSQLQKKKEYIDNLEPKVSSSAEKIQQLQEMLNKKDDDMKAMEERYKRYLEKAKSVIRTLDPKQNQSSTPEVQALKNQLTEKERLIDHLERDHEKAKLTREQEEKLIVSAWYNMGAQLHRKAVEGRLANGGPMQGGQSFLARQRQATSRRTTVSTTHPGHARSVNFVN encoded by the exons ATGGACAAGACGGAGCTGTGCGAATGCCTTGTACAATGg CTCCAGACATTCAACCTGAATGCTCCACACAAGACAGTAGAGGATCTTGGTGATGGAGTTGCAATGAGTGAAGCACTGTGTCAGAT TGCCCCAGACTATTTCAGTGAGTCATGGTTCGGCAAAATAAAACAGGATGCAGGGGAAAACTGGAGACTCAGG ATGAGTAATTTGAAGAAGGTCCTTACAGGAGTGCTGGACTATTACAGTGAG GTCCTGGGACAGCAGATAAATGACTTCACCCTGCCTGATGTCACCTCCATCGCTGAGAACTATGATGTGGAGGAGATGGGCCGGCTGCTGCAGCTCATACTGGGCTGTGCTGTCAACTGTGATCGCAAACAGG AGTACATACAGAACATCATGGGGATGGAAGAGGCAGTGCAGCATGCAGTCATGAATGCCATTCAGGAG CTGATGAACAAAGAGGCACCTGCATCACCTGGAGTCCTGCCTGAGGTGGAGAAACAGCTGAGGGACACCATGGAAGAATTGAATGAG GTGCGTGCAGCTAAAGAGGAGATAGCTCAGCGCTGTCATGAGTTAGACATGCAGGTGCAGCAGCTGATGGAGGAAAACACCCTGATGAAGGTGGAGAAGGACGAACTGTCCGACAAAGTCAACCAGGTGGATGGCTACGAAGACACCAG CTTTATAGAAACCATTCTGAGCGACGCCAG CACCCCGGCAGGCAGACGGTACATCCAGCTCACTCATCAGGTGGAGCAACTGCAGGAGGAGACCTACAGGCTAGAGACAG GGCGAGATGAGTACAGACTGAAGTGTGAAGAGATGGAGAAAGAGATCTTGGACCTAGCAGGGAAG AATGAAGAGCTGATGGCCCTAGCTGCAGAGACACAGCTGCTGAAGGATGAGATGGACATACTCAGGCAATCTGCTGAGAAAACG TCCAAGTATGAGCAGACAATAGAAACATACAAGAAAAAATTGG AGGACCTGGCTGACTTGAGGAGAACAGTGAAGATCTTGGAGGAAAAGAACACCGGTTACATGCAGCAAACAGTTGAACTAGAGGAG GAACTAAGAAAAGCGAACACACTGCGCTCCCAGCTGGACATGTACAAGAAGCAGGTGCAGGAGTTACATGGTAAGGTGTCAGAGGAGACCAAGAGGGCGGACAAGGCAGAGTTCGAGCTGAAAAGATCAACAGAAAAACTGGACACTGTCCAGAAAGAGAAACAG AGAATAGTCAATGAACGGGACACACTAAAGGAGACGAATGAGGAACTACACTGCATGCAGCTTCAGCAAG GATCTCTTGCAGGCATTGGTAGTAATGTGGAGTCCCCAGTTGGCTCCCCCATCCCAGAAGTGGTACCACCCGAAATTAA GGAGAAGCTGATCCGCTTACAGCATGAGAACAAGATGCTGAAGCTGAAGGCAGAGGGTTCGGATGACGAGAGACTCGCCGTTTCCCAGGCGATGTTGGATGATGCCCAGGCCAGGACGAATGAACTAGAGACAGAGAATAG GTTGGCCAACCAGAGGATTCTGGAACTCCAAGGTCAGCTGGAGGACATGCAGACAGAACAGGAAGAGGTCGGGTCACCTGCTAAAGACCAGGAT TCGGTAGCCTTGAGGAAAAAGCTTGAGGAACACAT GGAAAAACTCAAGGACGCAGACTCACAGCTTCAGAAGAAAAAGGAGTACATCGATAACCTGGAACCTAAAGTCTCTTCTAGTG CGGAGAAGATCCAGCAGCTCCAGGAGATGCTGAATAAGAAGGATGACGACATGAAGGCCATGGAGGAGCGCTACAAGCGCTACCTGGAGAAGGCCAAGAGT GTGATCCGAACGCTGGATCCGAAGCAAAACCAGTCATCAACACCAGAGGTGCAGGCACTGAAGAACCAGCTGACTGAGAAGGAGCGGCTTATCGACCATCTGGAG aGAGATCATGAGAAGGCCAAGCTGACGAGAGAACAGGAAGAAAAACTTATCGTATCTGCTTGGTACAATATG GGTGCCCAGCTCCATAGGAAAGCAGTGGAGGGCAGACTGGCCAATGGTGGGCCGATGCAGGGGGGACAGTCCTTCCTCGCCAGGCAACGACAGGCCACGTCACGCCGGACAACGGTCTCCACGACGCATCCCGGTCATGCTAGGTCTGTTAACTTTGTCAACTGA
- the LOC118432527 gene encoding protein Hook homolog isoform X1: MDKTELCECLVQWLQTFNLNAPHKTVEDLGDGVAMSEALCQIAPDYFSESWFGKIKQDAGENWRLRMSNLKKVLTGVLDYYSEVLGQQINDFTLPDVTSIAENYDVEEMGRLLQLILGCAVNCDRKQEYIQNIMGMEEAVQHAVMNAIQELMNKEAPASPGVLPEVEKQLRDTMEELNEVRAAKEEIAQRCHELDMQVQQLMEENTLMKVEKDELSDKVNQVDGYEDTSFIETILSDASTPAGRRYIQLTHQVEQLQEETYRLETGRDEYRLKCEEMEKEILDLAGKNEELMALAAETQLLKDEMDILRQSAEKTSKYEQTIETYKKKLEDLADLRRTVKILEEKNTGYMQQTVELEEELRKANTLRSQLDMYKKQVQELHGKVSEETKRADKAEFELKRSTEKLDTVQKEKQRIVNERDTLKETNEELHCMQLQQGSLAGIGSNVESPVGSPIPEVVPPEIKEKLIRLQHENKMLKLKAEGSDDERLAVSQAMLDDAQARTNELETENRLANQRILELQGQLEDMQTEQEEVGSPAKDQDEFSVALRKKLEEHMEKLKDADSQLQKKKEYIDNLEPKVSSSAEKIQQLQEMLNKKDDDMKAMEERYKRYLEKAKSVIRTLDPKQNQSSTPEVQALKNQLTEKERLIDHLERDHEKAKLTREQEEKLIVSAWYNMGAQLHRKAVEGRLANGGPMQGGQSFLARQRQATSRRTTVSTTHPGHARSVNFVN, encoded by the exons ATGGACAAGACGGAGCTGTGCGAATGCCTTGTACAATGg CTCCAGACATTCAACCTGAATGCTCCACACAAGACAGTAGAGGATCTTGGTGATGGAGTTGCAATGAGTGAAGCACTGTGTCAGAT TGCCCCAGACTATTTCAGTGAGTCATGGTTCGGCAAAATAAAACAGGATGCAGGGGAAAACTGGAGACTCAGG ATGAGTAATTTGAAGAAGGTCCTTACAGGAGTGCTGGACTATTACAGTGAG GTCCTGGGACAGCAGATAAATGACTTCACCCTGCCTGATGTCACCTCCATCGCTGAGAACTATGATGTGGAGGAGATGGGCCGGCTGCTGCAGCTCATACTGGGCTGTGCTGTCAACTGTGATCGCAAACAGG AGTACATACAGAACATCATGGGGATGGAAGAGGCAGTGCAGCATGCAGTCATGAATGCCATTCAGGAG CTGATGAACAAAGAGGCACCTGCATCACCTGGAGTCCTGCCTGAGGTGGAGAAACAGCTGAGGGACACCATGGAAGAATTGAATGAG GTGCGTGCAGCTAAAGAGGAGATAGCTCAGCGCTGTCATGAGTTAGACATGCAGGTGCAGCAGCTGATGGAGGAAAACACCCTGATGAAGGTGGAGAAGGACGAACTGTCCGACAAAGTCAACCAGGTGGATGGCTACGAAGACACCAG CTTTATAGAAACCATTCTGAGCGACGCCAG CACCCCGGCAGGCAGACGGTACATCCAGCTCACTCATCAGGTGGAGCAACTGCAGGAGGAGACCTACAGGCTAGAGACAG GGCGAGATGAGTACAGACTGAAGTGTGAAGAGATGGAGAAAGAGATCTTGGACCTAGCAGGGAAG AATGAAGAGCTGATGGCCCTAGCTGCAGAGACACAGCTGCTGAAGGATGAGATGGACATACTCAGGCAATCTGCTGAGAAAACG TCCAAGTATGAGCAGACAATAGAAACATACAAGAAAAAATTGG AGGACCTGGCTGACTTGAGGAGAACAGTGAAGATCTTGGAGGAAAAGAACACCGGTTACATGCAGCAAACAGTTGAACTAGAGGAG GAACTAAGAAAAGCGAACACACTGCGCTCCCAGCTGGACATGTACAAGAAGCAGGTGCAGGAGTTACATGGTAAGGTGTCAGAGGAGACCAAGAGGGCGGACAAGGCAGAGTTCGAGCTGAAAAGATCAACAGAAAAACTGGACACTGTCCAGAAAGAGAAACAG AGAATAGTCAATGAACGGGACACACTAAAGGAGACGAATGAGGAACTACACTGCATGCAGCTTCAGCAAG GATCTCTTGCAGGCATTGGTAGTAATGTGGAGTCCCCAGTTGGCTCCCCCATCCCAGAAGTGGTACCACCCGAAATTAA GGAGAAGCTGATCCGCTTACAGCATGAGAACAAGATGCTGAAGCTGAAGGCAGAGGGTTCGGATGACGAGAGACTCGCCGTTTCCCAGGCGATGTTGGATGATGCCCAGGCCAGGACGAATGAACTAGAGACAGAGAATAG GTTGGCCAACCAGAGGATTCTGGAACTCCAAGGTCAGCTGGAGGACATGCAGACAGAACAGGAAGAGGTCGGGTCACCTGCTAAAGACCAGGAT GAGTTT TCGGTAGCCTTGAGGAAAAAGCTTGAGGAACACAT GGAAAAACTCAAGGACGCAGACTCACAGCTTCAGAAGAAAAAGGAGTACATCGATAACCTGGAACCTAAAGTCTCTTCTAGTG CGGAGAAGATCCAGCAGCTCCAGGAGATGCTGAATAAGAAGGATGACGACATGAAGGCCATGGAGGAGCGCTACAAGCGCTACCTGGAGAAGGCCAAGAGT GTGATCCGAACGCTGGATCCGAAGCAAAACCAGTCATCAACACCAGAGGTGCAGGCACTGAAGAACCAGCTGACTGAGAAGGAGCGGCTTATCGACCATCTGGAG aGAGATCATGAGAAGGCCAAGCTGACGAGAGAACAGGAAGAAAAACTTATCGTATCTGCTTGGTACAATATG GGTGCCCAGCTCCATAGGAAAGCAGTGGAGGGCAGACTGGCCAATGGTGGGCCGATGCAGGGGGGACAGTCCTTCCTCGCCAGGCAACGACAGGCCACGTCACGCCGGACAACGGTCTCCACGACGCATCCCGGTCATGCTAGGTCTGTTAACTTTGTCAACTGA